Part of the Paenibacillus kyungheensis genome, CAACTTTGGCTAATTCATGCAGTAGATAAGACGCCAAAAATGTTTTGCCTGTACCGAATCCACCTTCTAAATATAACCCTTGCGGAGATAGTCCATTTTGCTTGGTGTCACTAATATATTGAAAAATCTGTACAACAGCGGGTACACGATTCGAATCTTTCGCTACAATTTCTTTGGGATTATACCCTTCATTCAATGCGCGTTCATCAATATAAAAGCTATGAATACGCTGTTTGACCTGTTGCTCATGTTGTCTTGTTAATTGTTTATGACAAGGTGTTTTGCGGTCGTATAACTTGGCTCCACTTTCAGAAGGTTCTACACTAAGTTTCGTGTAATGCCCTTGAAAATCATTGGGACAGTTATCCAATCCCGGGCAGTTATCACAATGACCACGATCGCCTACATATTGATATAGCTTACTAAGGTTCGTCATGAGTTCCTGATCGGTAAGCTCTGGATGCTGTGCTCTTAATTCCAGCACAAGCGGATCACTGAGTAGACGCCCGGCAATCTTTTGTGACTCTTCCCGAAAGCGCGGACTTTTCATCTGCCGTAACAGATCACCGAGGGATTCCATGGCAGTTTGCCCCTTCCTTTTGCGTTAACTCAACTATTGGTCTTTTGGACACGATCTTGTCCGGATTGCATTTGTTCGGCTAATCGCATCGCTTCTGCAATTTCTTCATCAGATACGATACTACTACCTTCACGTGCGCTTTTGACAATCGGAATCTCCGGTTTGGCATTAGCTGATCGGTTATATGTTCGTGTATTGGTACGTTTGTTACCGCCAGTTGCTCCACCTTTGGCTTGTAGCTTCGC contains:
- the dnaI gene encoding primosomal protein DnaI codes for the protein MESLGDLLRQMKSPRFREESQKIAGRLLSDPLVLELRAQHPELTDQELMTNLSKLYQYVGDRGHCDNCPGLDNCPNDFQGHYTKLSVEPSESGAKLYDRKTPCHKQLTRQHEQQVKQRIHSFYIDERALNEGYNPKEIVAKDSNRVPAVVQIFQYISDTKQNGLSPQGLYLEGGFGTGKTFLASYLLHELAKVGHTGVIVYMPDFVEDLKSMFQDNNRMKETMDIMKHTDLLIFDDIGAENLSSWVRDHVLGSILNYRMNRKPTFYTSNYSLADLQKHLSFTNKDGEEFYKGERLMNRISPFVKVIRVEGENKRGGMSNS